CCGCGGCCCAAGTCCACATGGGCGCCGTCGTGCTGGGCAAGGATCCCGCCATCGACCTGCGGCAGGAGCGGAACCGCGAGAAGCGGATCGTTTCTGCTTGCGTCGCCGAGTTCTCGGCGTTCATGACGCGCCGCCGCCTCGTGAACGCAAAAACAATCACCAGCACGCTCAGCCGCGGCCTCGTGCCCCTGGCGGCCCGCGAGATCGCGGAGATTACGCGCGCTGATATCGTGGCGCTTGTCGAGAAACTCGAAGTCGCCGGTAAGCCCGGCGCGGCACAGGATCTGCGCCGCCACACCGGGGCGCTGCTGGAGTGGTCGGTGTCGAAGGGCTATCGCGAGTTCAACCCGATGGCGGGATTGCGCCGGCCGCGCACGTCCCGCGCCGATCGCCTCGACAACGGTCGCCGGCTGGGTCGCGCCCTCTCCGACGGCGAGGTCAAGGCGGTGTGGGGCACCACCGCAGCGGCCTCGCCTTTCAATGGCCTCGTGCGGCTGGCACTGCTGACGGGGCTTCGCCGCGGCGAACTCGCCGGGCTGCGGTGGTCGGATATCGGTGGCGACCGCATCACGATCCACGCGGAACGCACCAAGATGGGCGTGCAGCACGAGGTCCCGATCACCTCGGCCATGCGCGCCGTGCTGCAGGCCCAACCGAGGACGAGCAACCCGCTCGTGTTCGTTTCGGGCCGCCGCGAGGGCGGTACGAAGCTCTCGGGCTGGTCGAAGCTGCTCTCCAGGCTTATCGCGGCCAGCAGCGTGCGCTTTACGTTGCACGACTGTCGAAGGACAGTCCGCACGAACCTGTCGCGGCTTGGCGTCGCCGAGGACACCGCCGAACTCTGCATCGGCCACGTCCGCCGCGGGCTGCTTGGGGTCTACAACAAAGACCGGGCCTGGGCCGCCCGCGTTGCGGCGTTCGAGACACTGTCGAATTACGTCGCCTGCAACGTCTCGGGCTTCGCGCCGGACGGGCTTCATGGTCTCGCGCTGGTCTCAAGCGCGAGCTCGAAGGGTGGAGCGCGATGATCGAACAGGACCAGCGCGAGCAGAGGCGCGAACGCTCCCGGGACTATCTCGCTGGCGACGACGAAGCTGCCGAGGCATTGGGCACGCTACTCGAGGCGATGGAGCGTGAACGCGGCGCCGCTGACAGCGCTCGGAGGAAGGAGCCTCAGCAGGCGGCGCTCGAGGCGCTGGGCGCCCTCCTGAAAACCACGAAGATAACCGACCTGTTGTCCCGACGAATGCTGGCCGCAGCCGGAGGAGGTGAGCCCTGGAGCATCACTTCGCAGGGCCAAGCCGATCTCGGACGCATATTCTCGATGAAGAAGGCCCGGACCCAGGCGGGGCGCGAGGGGATCCGTATCGCCACCGCCCGGCTGCTGCTGGACGTCGGCTCCGCCATCGATCCCCTCATAGCCAACATCAGCGCTGCTCAGACGCTCATCGCGGACGCGGGACATCACGGGCCATTGGGCGATGGCGACGAGGCGGGCGTCGCCTTCGCCACCGAGACGCGGCAGGGCGTGGACCGAGACGCCGGCGCCGATTTCGCGATGCGGCTGCTAATCACAACCCATGCAGGCTATGAGTTCGGCGGCAAGGATGTGATGCAGAATGTCGTGGACATCCCCCGGCACCGCTGGGGGCAGGCCGCGGCCTGGGTTCGCCGGAACAAGAAGCGGTTCGGCGGCAAGACATTCTCGCCTTCGGTCATCCAGGATTGGGCGCAGGACAAGACGATGGACAAGTGCGGCATGTCCCTGGCCGGCGTCTTCGAGCAGGCTCGACAGGACGGTGCTGCCCACAAGGCGACGGGCCGGTTCGACCCCAAGTGCGGGCTCCACTGAAAAGGGGACCCGATAACCCACTGATCCTGCAAGCAAAACGCGAGGGAACTTCTCCCTCTGCGTCGACTGCCTTCGCTGGGGCATTCGTGGTGATCTCTTTGCGAAAGGAGCTCTCGCGATGCACTATCCCACCATCGACGCAGTTGTTATCCGTCCGCTGGCCGAACTCATCGGTCCGGCCATCCGCCTCGACGAACTGGTCGAGGACGAAGGCCCCGAGCGCGTCATTCGCGCCATCGACCTCGGCCTTGTCTTCTACGACGGCGGGGGCGCCCTGCTGGTGCAGCGGCAGGTCTTCGACCTCCTCGCCGACGGCTACGGCCTGAAGCAGCAGCAGCCGCAGCACGCGGAGGTCGCGTGATGGCCGCCGCCAAGCACCGCCGCGCAGCGCGGCCGATCCAGATCTCGCACATCGTGACGTTACCCGACGACGCGACAGTTTCGGAGGCCGAAGCCGCGGCCTGGATCGGCAAGGCGCCGCGGACCCTTACCAACCGCCGCTCGATCGGCAAGCCGTTGCTGCCCTTCCTGAAAGTCGGCGGCAACATCCGCTATCGCGTTGGCACGGTTCGCCGGGCTGCAACGACCGAGGCCACGAACTAGACCGCCGCCGGCCCCGGAGAAGTCGGCGGCAGTGGCAGGAAAAGCGGTCCTGGGTGGGACGCGCCGAACCTACTACCAGCCCAGCGGCAATCCAACACCTGTGGCGGTCTTCATCGCAACACGATGGAGATCCGCATGAACATCAACACGCCTTTTCACTGCAGCAGCGGCTTCATCGGCGACGGTCCGATGGCCAGCATGGTCCAGAACCTCGATCCGATCGGCCGCGCCGCTTACCAGGGCATCAACAATGCGATCTTGCGCTCCGCCTTCGAGCGGCAGGGGGCTTACGCGCTGGGCAGCAGCCGCATCGACGCGGCAGCCCATGAAGCCGGGCATGCGATCTACAACACCGCAACGGGCAGCCCAGTGACCCGCGTCAGCATTCGCCCCGCCCGCATCCCAGCCGAGGGGCGGGTTGCGGGCGGCGGTGGCACCTACTGGGTTGGTCTAACGGAAGGCGGCTGGTGCGTATCACCCGACACCGATCCCTCCGACGACATGGACCGCGTGCGGGACCTGCTGGCGGGCTTCTACGGCGAGAGGCAGTTGCTCGGCGACCGCCTGCGTCTCGGCTCGGCCGCGGACGAGAGGACTACCGCGATGATGATCGCGGGGTTCACGGCCATGAAGCTCGGTGCGGACGGCCTCCTCCTGCTGGGCGAGCAGGCCGCCATCGTAGCCGAGATCCTGCGCATTAATGACGCCCCGTTGCGCGCCGTGACCCGCCTGCTCGAGCGGGACCGCCGCATCAGGGGCGACCGCCTCGCGCGCCTGCTCGCCGACGTGGAACCTTTCCGCGTCATCACCACCACTACTGCCGCAGCCACCGACGCGATGGAGTTCGAGTGATGCCTATCGACTTCGACGACCTCGCGCGCCGCCACGCTCCGCTCAAGGGATCGTTCGTCATCGAGATCGTTCCTGGTTCCGCCAGGGCGTTCCGCACGCCGAAGACAGAGGGCGTGAGCTTTGCAATCCGCATCGTTGATGGCGAACACAAGGGCCGCGATCTGCGGCTGCGCCTACTGATTTATGGCCCCGAG
Above is a genomic segment from Bosea sp. NBC_00550 containing:
- a CDS encoding tyrosine-type recombinase/integrase, which translates into the protein MAAMVLTKAKIEKAVAAGVPAGKSHLMLWDANVTGLGVKVRPSGTCSWIYSYRPRGAGRSVAARTVTLGSWPSLALDTARAAAQVHMGAVVLGKDPAIDLRQERNREKRIVSACVAEFSAFMTRRRLVNAKTITSTLSRGLVPLAAREIAEITRADIVALVEKLEVAGKPGAAQDLRRHTGALLEWSVSKGYREFNPMAGLRRPRTSRADRLDNGRRLGRALSDGEVKAVWGTTAAASPFNGLVRLALLTGLRRGELAGLRWSDIGGDRITIHAERTKMGVQHEVPITSAMRAVLQAQPRTSNPLVFVSGRREGGTKLSGWSKLLSRLIAASSVRFTLHDCRRTVRTNLSRLGVAEDTAELCIGHVRRGLLGVYNKDRAWAARVAAFETLSNYVACNVSGFAPDGLHGLALVSSASSKGGAR